A genome region from Natronosalvus rutilus includes the following:
- a CDS encoding YihY/virulence factor BrkB family protein, whose translation MSHQSDRDVRTIVRGVVGTAKEREITFLAAGFAYYAFVSLFPMIVLALVVGTLVGGQQVAEDLIMLAGDFLPDAGEDLVLEALTAESGRTEATVVALAVSIWGALKVFRGLSLAFDRVYDTVAENSLLEQIRDGITVILTIVLALLLMILIGAVIGLLAGRVPYVGVLSWLGLLLGLLLVFLPLYYVLPPIPVDLREVIPGAFFAAIGWVILQAGFQLYAANAGQYEAYGAIGAILLFVTWLYFAGILILLGAVINVVMSRPRLVPT comes from the coding sequence ATGAGCCACCAGTCGGACCGCGACGTTCGTACTATCGTACGAGGGGTCGTCGGCACCGCAAAAGAGCGAGAGATAACGTTCCTCGCCGCCGGATTCGCCTACTACGCGTTCGTCTCGCTCTTTCCGATGATCGTGCTGGCGCTCGTCGTTGGTACCCTCGTTGGCGGCCAGCAGGTCGCGGAGGACCTGATCATGCTGGCTGGCGACTTCCTTCCCGACGCCGGCGAGGACCTCGTGCTCGAGGCGCTCACCGCCGAATCGGGACGAACCGAGGCGACCGTCGTCGCCCTCGCCGTCTCGATATGGGGTGCACTGAAGGTCTTTCGCGGGCTGAGCCTCGCGTTCGACCGCGTCTACGACACCGTCGCCGAAAACTCCCTGCTCGAGCAGATTCGCGACGGGATCACGGTCATCTTGACCATCGTCCTCGCGCTCTTGCTCATGATCCTCATCGGGGCGGTGATCGGCCTCCTCGCCGGGCGGGTTCCCTACGTCGGGGTCCTCAGCTGGCTCGGCTTGCTCCTGGGGCTCCTCCTGGTATTCCTGCCACTTTACTACGTGTTGCCGCCGATTCCCGTCGACCTTCGCGAGGTGATTCCGGGCGCGTTCTTCGCAGCGATCGGCTGGGTGATCCTCCAGGCCGGCTTTCAGCTCTACGCCGCGAACGCCGGGCAGTACGAGGCCTACGGGGCGATCGGCGCCATCCTGTTGTTCGTCACCTGGCTCTACTTCGCCGGGATCCTGATCCTGCTGGGGGCAGTCATCAACGTGGTGATGTCTCGACCGCGACTCGTCCCCACGTAG
- a CDS encoding CBS domain-containing protein: MNIADIATTEYIEVDVGTRMGKVRSTFEDGNPKGLIVTDDGEYAGVISEREVLQSHVEDDAKVAALIKPSRNDPAPKVDRHEDVREVARMLVEGNTKVAPVFEGDNLWGVITEDDLLTAVLENLDAITVGDIYTTEPITLAEDDGVGKAINHLREHGISRLPVVNENGYLTGVVTTHDIADFVIRENERMTTGDRVGDNQRMLDVPIYDIMNSPVVTTTADKTAREAVETMLEDDYAGLVVTPTDDDRLIDGVVTKTDVLRALTFTEEEHMDVQITNISLMDTISRESIVQSIEQVSDKYADMQVHHAHVRFHEHKEKLRGTPLIQCQIRLRTNKSQVAGSGEGYGAENAFRVALDKLERNVLELKGVRSDEEYRGQLLRKLNEL; encoded by the coding sequence ATGAATATCGCCGATATCGCCACCACGGAGTACATCGAGGTCGACGTCGGGACGCGAATGGGGAAAGTCCGTTCGACCTTCGAGGACGGCAACCCCAAGGGGCTGATCGTAACCGACGACGGAGAGTACGCTGGCGTGATCAGCGAACGCGAGGTACTCCAGTCACACGTCGAAGACGACGCCAAGGTGGCGGCGTTGATCAAGCCGAGTCGCAACGACCCGGCGCCGAAAGTCGACCGGCACGAGGACGTCCGGGAGGTCGCCCGCATGCTCGTTGAGGGCAACACCAAGGTCGCGCCGGTGTTCGAAGGCGACAACCTCTGGGGCGTCATCACCGAGGACGACCTACTCACCGCCGTCCTCGAGAACCTCGACGCGATCACCGTCGGCGACATCTACACCACCGAGCCGATCACGCTCGCGGAGGACGACGGCGTCGGCAAGGCGATCAACCACCTGCGCGAACACGGTATCTCCCGACTCCCCGTGGTCAACGAGAACGGCTACCTGACCGGCGTCGTGACGACCCACGACATCGCCGACTTCGTCATCCGGGAGAACGAGCGCATGACGACTGGCGACCGCGTCGGCGACAACCAGCGGATGCTCGACGTCCCGATCTACGACATCATGAACAGCCCCGTAGTCACCACGACGGCCGACAAGACCGCTCGAGAGGCCGTCGAAACCATGCTCGAGGACGACTACGCCGGCCTCGTCGTCACGCCGACGGACGACGACCGCCTCATCGATGGCGTGGTCACCAAGACCGACGTGCTTCGGGCGCTGACGTTCACCGAGGAAGAGCACATGGACGTCCAGATCACGAACATCTCGCTCATGGACACCATCTCCCGGGAGTCCATCGTCCAGAGCATCGAGCAAGTCTCTGACAAGTACGCGGACATGCAGGTCCACCACGCCCACGTTCGCTTCCACGAGCACAAGGAGAAACTCCGTGGCACGCCGCTTATCCAGTGTCAGATCCGCCTCCGGACGAACAAATCCCAGGTTGCCGGCTCCGGCGAAGGCTACGGTGCGGAGAATGCGTTCAGGGTCGCTCTGGACAAACTCGAGCGAAACGTCCTGGAGCTCAAGGGCGTCCGGAGCGACGAAGAGTACCGCGGGCAGTTACTCCGAAAGTTGAACGAATTGTAG
- a CDS encoding response regulator translates to MASDSAQEDRLVTILLVEPNPGDTRLFTESFKDAKLKNSLYTVADADAALDFVNQRREYADEPRPDLILLEPKLPGRSGTGVLAELKNEPSLRKIPVVVLTSSEVGADIFKSKGLDVDHFVQKPVEPEDYIGFVQEIEGFWMALIQEEPEEA, encoded by the coding sequence ATGGCTTCAGACAGTGCGCAGGAGGATAGGCTGGTAACCATATTACTGGTTGAACCAAACCCCGGGGATACCCGTCTCTTTACGGAATCGTTCAAAGATGCGAAACTCAAGAATAGTCTCTACACCGTCGCTGATGCTGACGCAGCCCTCGATTTCGTCAATCAGCGGAGAGAGTATGCAGACGAACCGCGTCCTGATCTCATCCTGCTCGAACCCAAGTTACCTGGAAGAAGTGGTACGGGCGTACTAGCTGAACTGAAGAATGAACCCTCACTCCGTAAGATCCCGGTTGTTGTCCTCACGAGTTCGGAGGTTGGAGCGGACATTTTCAAATCGAAGGGGCTCGATGTGGATCACTTTGTCCAAAAGCCAGTTGAACCAGAGGATTATATCGGATTTGTCCAGGAAATCGAGGGATTTTGGATGGCGCTCATTCAAGAGGAACCCGAAGAAGCCTGA
- a CDS encoding CAP domain-containing protein, which translates to MSRRGRRLERTRSSSERQTNRASLNLTSLVMTVVLIGAVVLAGVLLAPQAIAFVQDELGPSVEPPEPGDRNPPVTDPGDQGHSSYETDTERVNSSAVEDRVHELVNERRAEDDLEPLAWDGTVASVSRAHSQDMHADDRFAHVNADGESPYDRFGDVADYCRAYGENIALTSVGTTVERSHDGEHVEYQTADELAEGLVEQWMHSEEHRATILEESDEIDGWDRGGVGVYIADDGRVFATHNFCTVRKTFDW; encoded by the coding sequence ATGAGCAGACGCGGTCGCCGCCTCGAGCGGACGAGGTCGTCCAGCGAGCGCCAGACGAACAGAGCCAGTCTCAACCTCACGTCGCTCGTGATGACCGTCGTCCTGATCGGCGCGGTCGTCCTCGCGGGGGTACTGCTCGCCCCGCAGGCCATCGCGTTCGTCCAGGACGAACTCGGCCCCTCCGTCGAGCCACCGGAACCGGGCGACCGAAATCCGCCCGTCACCGACCCGGGCGATCAGGGCCACTCGAGCTACGAAACCGACACCGAACGAGTCAACTCGAGCGCCGTCGAGGACCGGGTTCACGAACTCGTCAACGAGCGACGCGCCGAAGATGACCTCGAGCCGCTCGCGTGGGACGGGACGGTTGCCTCGGTGTCCCGCGCCCACAGCCAGGACATGCACGCGGACGACCGATTCGCCCACGTCAACGCCGACGGCGAGTCGCCGTACGACCGGTTCGGCGACGTCGCCGACTACTGCCGAGCGTATGGGGAGAACATCGCACTCACGAGCGTCGGCACGACGGTCGAACGCTCCCACGACGGCGAACACGTCGAGTACCAGACTGCGGACGAACTCGCCGAAGGGCTCGTCGAGCAGTGGATGCACTCAGAGGAACACCGGGCGACGATTCTCGAGGAGAGCGACGAAATCGACGGCTGGGACCGGGGCGGCGTCGGCGTCTACATCGCCGACGACGGGCGGGTGTTCGCGACCCATAACTTCTGTACGGTGCGCAAAACCTTCGACTGGTAA
- a CDS encoding low molecular weight phosphatase family protein, whose translation MTRIALVCVQNAGRSQMATAYAERERAVRGLENEVEILSGGTRPADEVHDEVQEAMAEEGFDLAGRTPTSISTDELESCDVVATMGCSTLDLNAEVDVRDWDLEDPHGKSPERVHEIREDVRRRVTALFDELESGRDLDPVTE comes from the coding sequence ATGACGCGAATCGCACTGGTATGCGTCCAGAACGCCGGCCGTAGTCAGATGGCGACCGCCTACGCCGAACGGGAGCGTGCGGTCCGCGGCCTCGAGAACGAGGTCGAGATTCTCTCCGGCGGAACCCGTCCGGCCGACGAGGTCCACGACGAAGTACAGGAAGCCATGGCCGAGGAAGGCTTCGACCTCGCTGGCCGGACGCCGACGTCGATCAGCACCGACGAACTCGAGTCCTGCGACGTTGTGGCGACGATGGGTTGTTCGACGCTCGACCTCAACGCCGAGGTCGACGTTCGCGACTGGGACCTCGAGGATCCTCACGGGAAATCACCCGAGCGAGTGCATGAGATTCGCGAGGACGTCCGACGACGGGTCACCGCGCTGTTCGACGAACTCGAGTCGGGGCGGGATCTCGATCCCGTCACGGAGTAG
- a CDS encoding metal-dependent hydrolase codes for MYQLGHYGVALLLYAPVAIWLGLAGEEFVALLGAVICLSFSTLPDCDHSLPFVAHRGITHTIGFVLLVPAVVAGAAYATLEVTMGSPDPTVVGFVYGVTALSLGSHLLADALTPMGITPFWPLSSYHFSLRVTTAKNPIANYGLFALGVAASVLSIGVVTGGL; via the coding sequence ATGTACCAACTCGGTCACTACGGCGTTGCCCTCCTCCTCTACGCGCCCGTCGCTATCTGGCTCGGCCTCGCCGGCGAGGAGTTCGTCGCCCTCCTGGGCGCCGTCATCTGTCTCTCCTTCTCGACGCTTCCGGACTGCGACCACAGTCTGCCGTTCGTCGCCCACCGCGGGATCACCCACACGATCGGATTCGTCCTCCTGGTCCCGGCCGTGGTCGCCGGCGCGGCCTACGCGACCCTCGAGGTGACGATGGGATCGCCCGACCCGACCGTCGTGGGGTTCGTCTACGGCGTTACCGCACTGTCGCTCGGCTCGCACTTGCTGGCCGACGCGTTGACGCCGATGGGAATCACTCCCTTCTGGCCACTCTCATCGTATCACTTCTCGCTCCGGGTTACGACCGCGAAGAACCCGATCGCGAACTATGGTCTTTTCGCGCTCGGCGTCGCCGCGAGCGTGCTGTCGATCGGCGTCGTCACGGGTGGATTGTAG
- a CDS encoding peroxidase-related enzyme (This protein belongs to a clade of uncharacterized proteins related to peroxidases such as the alkylhydroperoxidase AhpD.) produces the protein MTDVDPMTRFPVPDVDELPEDLQERIEEETERAGFTPNVFLAYAYRPSHFRAFFQYYDALVEDTELTRLEVEMIIVAVSGANDCYYCNTAHGALVRLYGDDPLLADQLISNYRNADVSDRHRAMLDLAVALTTDQATVEDTDLEALEEHGFSREAIWDIGSVAAFFNLSNRMAQLADMRPNEEFHTLGRE, from the coding sequence ATGACCGACGTCGATCCGATGACGCGATTTCCGGTGCCAGACGTGGACGAGCTCCCTGAAGACCTGCAAGAGCGCATCGAGGAGGAGACCGAACGCGCCGGCTTCACGCCGAACGTATTCCTCGCCTACGCCTACCGCCCGTCGCATTTCCGGGCGTTCTTTCAGTACTACGACGCCCTCGTTGAGGACACCGAACTCACCCGACTCGAGGTCGAGATGATCATCGTCGCCGTGAGTGGAGCCAACGACTGCTACTACTGCAACACGGCTCACGGGGCGCTCGTTCGCCTCTACGGGGACGATCCACTGCTCGCGGATCAACTCATTTCGAACTACCGGAACGCCGACGTCAGCGACCGCCACCGGGCGATGCTCGACCTAGCGGTCGCGCTCACGACCGACCAGGCGACCGTCGAGGATACGGACCTCGAGGCACTCGAGGAGCACGGATTCAGCCGTGAGGCAATCTGGGACATCGGCTCGGTGGCGGCGTTTTTCAACCTCTCGAACCGGATGGCCCAGCTCGCGGACATGCGACCGAACGAGGAGTTTCACACGCTGGGTCGTGAATAG
- a CDS encoding lycopene cyclase domain-containing protein, which translates to MARDISVFGRYTYLATEIFWGAVAFVLLRRAGALRRAAVTILALYPIAYFWDWYTLEVGVFDIQLRTGYEVGGIPIEEHLFMAVVPGLVIAFHETIFGSSASTSLEEGDPSPAKR; encoded by the coding sequence ATGGCTCGAGACATTTCCGTCTTCGGCCGGTATACCTACCTCGCAACGGAGATTTTCTGGGGTGCCGTCGCGTTCGTATTGCTGCGACGGGCCGGCGCGCTCAGACGAGCGGCTGTGACTATCCTCGCGCTGTACCCCATCGCGTACTTCTGGGACTGGTACACGCTCGAGGTCGGCGTATTCGACATTCAACTGCGAACGGGTTACGAAGTCGGCGGTATTCCGATCGAGGAACACCTGTTCATGGCCGTCGTCCCCGGTCTGGTCATCGCCTTCCACGAGACGATTTTTGGCTCGAGTGCGTCCACTTCCCTGGAAGAGGGTGATCCATCGCCAGCCAAGAGGTAG
- the radB gene encoding DNA repair and recombination protein RadB: MNDEAISTGCPPVDALLEGGFERGAVTQVYGPPASGKTNLALSAAVETAVDGGTAVFIDTEGVSVDRFEQLLSARTDDVESVASRIIIEDAYDFDEQAEAVRDAADFATQADLIVLDSATGFYRIERAEDGDAGDALRQVASQITHLLSLARKHDLAVVVTNQVFADPDSDRTRPLGGNTLEHWTGVVLRLERFRGGNRRATLTKHRSKPAGESATFRITGSGLEGADDARP; this comes from the coding sequence GTGAACGACGAGGCGATATCGACCGGTTGTCCCCCGGTCGACGCGTTGCTCGAGGGCGGGTTCGAACGCGGCGCCGTCACCCAGGTGTACGGCCCGCCAGCGTCGGGGAAGACGAACCTCGCGCTGTCGGCCGCCGTCGAGACGGCCGTCGACGGTGGTACGGCCGTCTTCATCGACACCGAGGGCGTCTCGGTCGACCGATTCGAACAGCTCCTCTCCGCTCGTACCGACGACGTCGAGTCGGTCGCTTCCCGGATCATCATCGAGGACGCCTACGACTTCGACGAACAGGCCGAGGCCGTGCGCGACGCGGCGGACTTCGCGACCCAGGCCGACCTGATCGTCCTGGACAGCGCGACCGGCTTCTACCGAATCGAGCGCGCCGAAGACGGTGACGCGGGCGACGCCCTTCGGCAGGTGGCCAGCCAGATCACCCACCTGCTCTCGCTCGCGCGCAAACACGACCTCGCGGTGGTCGTCACGAACCAGGTATTTGCCGACCCCGATAGCGACCGGACGCGTCCGCTCGGGGGGAACACCCTGGAGCACTGGACGGGCGTGGTGCTCCGTCTCGAGCGATTCCGCGGGGGCAACCGGCGGGCGACGCTCACGAAACACCGTTCGAAACCGGCGGGCGAATCAGCGACGTTCCGGATCACGGGGTCGGGACTCGAGGGCGCCGACGACGCTCGACCGTAG